The Natranaerobius trueperi genome window below encodes:
- a CDS encoding VOC family protein: protein MISINWTGIVTFFGTDDLEKVHNFYHNTLNLPLYKDQGACKIYQIPGDGLLGFCQHLETNSKYKSPIITLLADDVDQAYNNLVSMGYSPYSKPKLNPDFNIYHFFINDPDGYSLEIQKFLD from the coding sequence GTGATTTCTATTAATTGGACAGGAATAGTTACTTTTTTTGGTACAGATGACCTTGAAAAGGTCCATAATTTTTATCATAACACACTAAACCTCCCACTGTATAAAGATCAAGGTGCTTGTAAGATTTATCAGATCCCTGGTGATGGTCTATTAGGGTTTTGTCAGCATTTAGAGACAAATTCTAAATATAAAAGCCCTATCATAACACTACTAGCTGATGATGTAGATCAAGCATATAATAATCTTGTTAGTATGGGATATTCACCCTATTCTAAACCAAAACTAAATCCCGATTTTAATATTTATCATTTTTTCATTAACGACCCAGATGGTTATAGTTTAGAAATCCAAAAATTTCTCGATTAA